The following are encoded together in the Hypanus sabinus isolate sHypSab1 chromosome X2 unlocalized genomic scaffold, sHypSab1.hap1 SUPER_X2_unloc_8, whole genome shotgun sequence genome:
- the LOC132385971 gene encoding E3 ubiquitin-protein ligase TRIM39-like, with amino-acid sequence MASKGETESLSEEAICPICLDFFTDPVSLECGHNFCRSCITQYWEREERNFCPVCREVIADRTLRASRALANLAEKFRNLNLNPKRKECKLHCEEHEEELKLFCETDKTLICLVCRDAQEHREHRFKPIKEAVKIYKDQLKSSLDSLTKKKSDFQEKEQQQKEKISGVWKQSHSVQSHITFQFAELRQEEARRNRRISDDVQELSVTDEALPVEKFDHLYLLKTVLRETLDAINRVSVTLDVETAHPRLEVSEDRKSVRRTGTRRDLPDTGKRFTIWLCVLGSEGFTSGRHYWEVEVTGIRFWCLGVATESVKREERVRLSPETGFWVIGRVGDVLHRDCDVSRVLPSPKSRLAAGPIPGRVGVYLNYESGTVSVYNAETKSHLHTFSGNKFTEKLYPFFRTVDENLWLRISSGSTPGL; translated from the exons atggcttcgaaaggagaGACCGAGAGTTTGAGCGAGGAGGCaatttgtcccatctgcctggatttcttcaccgatccggtatcactggagtgtggacacaacttctgtcgctcttgtatcacacagtattgggaaagggaggagagaaactTCTGCCCGGTATGTAGAGAGGTGAttgctgaccgcaccctcagggccagtcgggccttagcaaatctggctgaaaaatttcgaaatctaaacctgaatccGAAACGGAAGGAATGTAAACTTCAttgcgaggaacatgaggaagaactgaagctgttttgtgaaacggacaagacactgatctgtctGGTCTGTAGAGACGcgcaggaacacagagagcaccgcttcaagccgattaaagaagctgttaaaatctaCAAG gatcagctaaaatcttccttagactctctcacaaaaaaaaaatcagacttccaggaaaaggagcagcaacagaaagagaagatttccggagtttgg AAACAGTCACACAGCGTTCAGTCCCACATCACATtccagtttgctgaactgcgccag gaggaagctcgtcggaaCAGAAG AATCAGTGACGATgtccaggaattgtcagtgacagatgaggcCCTACCGGTTGAAAAATTTGATCACCTCTATTTGTTGAAAACAGTGCTGAGAGAAACACTTGATGCTATTAACcgag tctctgtcacactggatgtggaaacggcgcaTCCGCggctcgaggtgtctgaggatcggaagagtgtgagacggACCGGGACCCGAAgggatctccctgacaccgggaagagattcacaatcTGGCTTTGTGTGCTGGGGTCGGAGGGATTCACATcagggagacattactgggaggtggaggtgacggggatTCGGTTCTGGTGTCTGGGAGTCGCCACAGAGTCTGTGAAGAGGGAGGAACGGGTCAGactgagtccggagaccggattctgggtcatcgGGCGGGTTGGTGACGTGTTACATCGGGATTGTGACGTGTCCCGCGTTCTCCCCTCCCCCAAGTCCCGTctcgctgccggtcccatccccgggagggtgggagtttatctcaattacgagtccgggacagtttcagtttacaacgcggagaccaagtcccatcttcACACCTTCTCTGGGAATAAATTCACTgagaaactttatcctttctttcGGACTGTGGATGAAAACCTGTGGCTGAGAATTAGCTCCGGTTCCACTCCGGGTCTGTAA